One genomic segment of Paenibacillus durus includes these proteins:
- the panC gene encoding pantoate--beta-alanine ligase → MRVVRTIEQLREATSFMRRTGQGPVGLVPTMGYLHDGHASLLRRAGEMCGTVVMSIFVNPIQFGPNEDYEAYPRDEQRDLELAEREGADIVFIPTVEVMYPRPIRSKITVSSLTTRLCGASRPGHFDGVTTVVAKLFNLVQPEYAFFGLKDAQQVAVLRQMVDDLNMNVEIIPCPIVRESDGLALSSRNVYLSAEERRQALVLSRSLQEARKAVEEGQAATTDEVRELLTSVISGSPLADIDYAEILTFPELEPLEGNFPLTRAEGEIIMALAVRFGRTRLIDNIIFTPKEVAALV, encoded by the coding sequence ATGAGAGTCGTTAGAACAATAGAGCAGCTTCGGGAAGCCACCTCGTTTATGCGGCGTACAGGACAGGGGCCTGTCGGGCTGGTTCCGACGATGGGTTATCTGCATGACGGCCACGCAAGTCTGCTGCGGCGGGCGGGAGAAATGTGCGGCACGGTTGTCATGAGCATTTTTGTCAATCCGATTCAATTCGGACCGAATGAGGATTATGAGGCCTATCCGCGCGACGAGCAGCGGGATTTGGAGCTTGCGGAACGCGAGGGCGCCGATATCGTGTTTATTCCGACGGTAGAGGTGATGTATCCCCGCCCAATCCGCAGTAAGATAACGGTGTCCTCTCTTACAACGAGATTATGCGGCGCCTCGCGCCCGGGCCATTTTGACGGAGTGACGACCGTGGTCGCCAAGCTGTTTAATCTGGTTCAGCCCGAATATGCCTTTTTCGGACTGAAGGACGCGCAGCAGGTAGCCGTGCTTCGGCAAATGGTGGATGATCTGAACATGAATGTGGAGATCATCCCTTGCCCCATCGTACGTGAAAGCGACGGGCTCGCGCTCAGCTCCCGCAACGTCTATTTATCGGCCGAAGAACGCCGTCAGGCGCTGGTGCTGTCCCGCTCGCTTCAGGAGGCCCGCAAGGCGGTAGAGGAAGGACAGGCCGCTACGACCGATGAAGTCCGGGAGCTGCTGACATCCGTTATTTCCGGCTCGCCGCTTGCCGACATTGATTACGCGGAAATCTTGACATTTCCGGAGCTTGAACCGCTTGAAGGGAACTTCCCGCTTACGAGAGCCGAAGGGGAGATTATAATGGCGCTGGCCGTTCGGTTTGGCCGTACGCGCCTGATCGACAATATCATCTTTACGCCGAAGGAGGTCGCAGCGCTTGTATAG
- the panD gene encoding aspartate 1-decarboxylase: protein MYRHMMKSKIHRATVTEANLNYVGSITIDEDLMEAADLLENEKVQIVDNNNGSRLETYVIPGPRGSGVICLNGAAARLVQPGDTVIIISYAILSREELEVHKPTVVFVDENNRPVKLDNKELHATIV from the coding sequence TTGTATAGACATATGATGAAATCGAAAATCCACCGGGCGACGGTCACCGAAGCCAACCTGAATTATGTCGGCAGCATTACGATTGACGAGGATCTGATGGAAGCCGCAGACCTGCTTGAGAACGAGAAAGTGCAGATTGTGGACAACAACAACGGTTCGCGTCTGGAAACTTACGTCATACCGGGTCCGCGAGGCAGCGGCGTCATTTGTCTGAACGGCGCGGCGGCGCGGCTTGTGCAGCCCGGCGATACGGTCATTATTATTTCATATGCGATACTTTCCCGGGAAGAGCTTGAAGTGCATAAGCCTACGGTTGTGTTTGTGGACGAGAACAACCGTCCCGTTAAGCTTGACAATAAGGAGCTTCACGCGACGATTGTCTGA
- the panB gene encoding 3-methyl-2-oxobutanoate hydroxymethyltransferase, producing the protein MADKQALNIVKMKKMKAEGVPLSMLTAYDYPSAALAEEAGVDMILVGDSLGNVVLGYSSTLPVTIDDMVYHTRAVARGAEHTFIVADMPFMTYHGGIDETLKNVRRLMQEGHAHAVKMEGGLEICAAVSSIVSAGVPVLGHIGLTPQSVNTIGGYRVQGKDAQDAQRLMDEAKALEKAGAFGIVLELVTEEVAEAITKELTIPTIGIGAGRYCDGQVLVFHDVLRYASPYREKRFVKTYADVGGIIRDALGQYVQEVKQRAFPEAGHAFGADESVLESLYGAAGKGARS; encoded by the coding sequence ATGGCTGACAAACAAGCACTGAACATTGTGAAAATGAAAAAAATGAAGGCGGAAGGCGTGCCGCTGAGCATGCTGACCGCATATGACTATCCTTCGGCCGCCTTGGCCGAAGAGGCCGGCGTCGATATGATCCTGGTCGGCGATTCGCTCGGCAATGTCGTTCTTGGATACAGCTCGACGCTGCCTGTCACCATCGACGATATGGTATACCATACGCGGGCGGTCGCCAGGGGAGCGGAGCATACGTTCATCGTGGCGGATATGCCGTTTATGACGTATCACGGCGGCATCGACGAGACACTGAAGAATGTGCGTAGGCTTATGCAGGAAGGACATGCCCATGCGGTTAAGATGGAAGGCGGGCTTGAAATATGCGCCGCCGTGTCTTCCATCGTCTCCGCGGGAGTGCCGGTACTGGGCCATATCGGGCTCACGCCGCAGTCGGTAAATACAATTGGCGGGTACCGGGTGCAGGGCAAGGATGCCCAGGATGCGCAGCGGCTTATGGATGAGGCGAAGGCGCTGGAGAAGGCGGGCGCATTTGGCATCGTGCTGGAACTGGTTACCGAAGAAGTGGCTGAAGCGATCACGAAAGAGCTTACCATTCCGACCATTGGAATCGGAGCGGGACGCTATTGTGACGGCCAGGTGCTCGTGTTCCACGATGTGCTGCGGTATGCTTCGCCTTACAGGGAGAAGCGGTTTGTGAAGACGTATGCCGACGTCGGCGGTATCATCCGCGACGCGCTCGGCCAATATGTGCAGGAAGTCAAACAGCGTGCCTTTCCGGAAGCAGGCCATGCGTTCGGCGCGGATGAGAGTGTGCTGGAATCATTATACGGCGCAGCCGGAAAAGGAGCGAGATCATAA
- the dinG gene encoding ATP-dependent DNA helicase DinG — MKFAVLDFETTGTQSVGEIIQVGLAIIEEDRSISRVYGSYVKPKGPIPPFITGLTGITDSDVQDAPELEEMMMELVPLLDDVVLVGHNVAFDFHFLQSALDRCGYLPFQGRILDTIDFLKICFPSLTSYQLGNVSSHFGLQHERPHQADSDALATAHVLLKCLDELYSLPLLTVQRLTELFAGEDSDLSWFFEGLLSERELETFQPEGDLKFYRQLALAVGDWTELAPPREDGYNPLEHMPFEAYLNEITERLRSILPQYESRQAQEIMFGEVIKALEEEKHLLIEAGTGTGKSLGYLLPAIYQSVCTGQKVMVSTHTINLQDQLRERDVPLLTEAVPFPFKAAVFKGRGHYLCLRKFEHKINKKDYASPREDTLTSAQMIVWLTQTESGDDEELNLSGRGGDFWETVASDTDSCLGRSCPWFRKCYYHRAKQEAGNADVVITNHSKLFADMKAGHQLLPSYEYLVIDEAHQLEEVAGKHLGMHMKHFTVSHTLNRLYKDSRTGQLPALRQILQSSGSEQAAEWSGIINRLYPDLLTVKEAWDLLSDKLYALIPERADSAGEAGQLVHRLLPAKRPKGWEELASLESTLNLSLSDIIRKGEKMLAEMRDQEGQSSADSLVTDIGGLFKDLADIREQVRFFMGMKDENVVYWLEANGNYRSKSLQLYAVPVDVSAQLKELFFDKKKSAVLTSATLSVDKSFQYMIDNLGLNEAQEEGRLSTIQLPSPFKYRDQALLVIPRDFPSVKGTVGDARFVDMLVHSLAEAAVTTRGRMLVLFTSYKMLRQVYEPLKEALASEDITVLGQGVEGGSRSKLLRRFQENSASVLLGTSSFWEGVDIPGDALTCLAIVRLPFQPPNHPLAEAKAELLQAQKKNPFMKLSVPQAVIRFKQGFGRLVRTAQDRGIVIVYDTRVIESYYGKYFLYSLPGPKMEHMSTEQMVPRIAEWLQQDGAS, encoded by the coding sequence ATGAAATTTGCGGTGCTTGATTTTGAAACGACGGGAACCCAGTCCGTAGGTGAAATTATCCAGGTCGGACTTGCCATCATAGAAGAAGACCGGTCCATTTCGCGTGTGTACGGCTCCTACGTCAAGCCCAAAGGACCGATACCCCCTTTTATTACCGGCTTAACCGGCATTACGGACAGCGATGTGCAGGATGCCCCCGAACTGGAAGAGATGATGATGGAACTGGTGCCTCTTCTTGATGATGTCGTGCTTGTTGGGCATAATGTCGCTTTCGATTTTCATTTTCTTCAGAGCGCTCTGGACCGGTGCGGTTATTTGCCGTTTCAGGGGCGTATTCTCGATACGATCGATTTTTTAAAAATCTGCTTTCCATCGCTCACCTCCTACCAGCTTGGAAACGTCAGCTCCCATTTCGGGCTTCAGCATGAACGTCCGCATCAGGCGGACAGCGACGCGCTGGCGACAGCGCATGTATTGCTGAAATGTCTGGATGAGCTGTACAGCCTGCCTTTGCTTACGGTACAGCGGTTGACCGAGCTGTTTGCCGGTGAAGACAGCGATCTGAGCTGGTTTTTTGAGGGCTTGCTGAGTGAGCGTGAGCTGGAAACCTTCCAGCCTGAAGGTGATCTTAAGTTTTACCGCCAGCTTGCATTAGCTGTGGGTGATTGGACGGAGCTGGCTCCACCGCGCGAGGACGGCTATAATCCGTTGGAGCATATGCCGTTTGAGGCTTACTTGAACGAGATTACCGAACGGCTGCGGAGCATCCTGCCCCAGTACGAAAGCCGGCAGGCTCAGGAAATTATGTTCGGCGAAGTGATCAAGGCGCTGGAAGAAGAGAAGCATCTGCTGATCGAGGCGGGCACAGGGACCGGCAAATCGCTCGGCTATTTGCTCCCGGCTATTTACCAGAGCGTTTGCACGGGGCAAAAGGTAATGGTCAGCACTCATACGATCAATCTTCAGGATCAGCTTCGCGAGCGCGATGTTCCACTCTTGACCGAAGCCGTTCCTTTTCCGTTCAAGGCTGCCGTCTTCAAGGGAAGGGGACACTATTTGTGTCTGCGCAAGTTTGAACATAAAATAAATAAAAAGGATTACGCCTCACCGAGAGAGGATACTCTAACATCGGCGCAAATGATTGTGTGGCTCACCCAGACCGAATCGGGCGACGACGAAGAGCTGAATTTAAGCGGCCGGGGCGGCGATTTCTGGGAAACGGTGGCGAGCGATACGGACTCCTGCCTGGGACGGTCATGCCCGTGGTTCCGTAAATGCTATTACCATCGCGCCAAGCAGGAGGCGGGTAACGCCGACGTGGTCATTACGAACCACTCGAAGCTATTCGCCGATATGAAAGCGGGCCATCAGCTGCTTCCTTCCTATGAGTACCTTGTAATTGACGAAGCGCATCAACTGGAGGAAGTGGCCGGCAAGCACCTGGGCATGCATATGAAGCATTTTACCGTCTCCCATACACTGAACCGCTTGTACAAAGACAGCCGCACCGGTCAACTGCCCGCACTCCGGCAGATCCTGCAAAGCTCGGGCAGTGAACAGGCCGCCGAGTGGAGCGGGATTATCAACCGGCTGTATCCCGACCTCCTTACCGTAAAAGAGGCATGGGATCTGCTCAGCGATAAGCTGTATGCATTGATACCGGAACGGGCCGACTCGGCGGGAGAAGCGGGGCAGTTGGTTCACCGCCTTCTGCCTGCCAAGAGACCAAAAGGCTGGGAAGAGCTTGCTTCACTGGAGAGTACACTAAATTTGTCTTTAAGCGATATTATCCGCAAAGGGGAAAAAATGCTTGCCGAGATGCGTGACCAGGAAGGTCAATCGTCAGCGGATAGCCTTGTAACTGATATCGGAGGACTATTCAAGGATTTGGCCGATATCCGCGAGCAAGTGCGTTTTTTTATGGGCATGAAAGACGAAAATGTTGTATATTGGCTGGAGGCAAATGGAAACTATCGCAGCAAATCCCTGCAGCTGTACGCCGTGCCCGTTGATGTCAGCGCGCAGCTCAAGGAGCTTTTCTTTGATAAGAAAAAAAGCGCTGTCCTGACCTCGGCAACCTTGTCCGTAGATAAATCGTTCCAGTATATGATCGACAACCTCGGATTGAACGAGGCGCAGGAGGAAGGAAGGCTATCGACCATACAGCTTCCTTCACCCTTTAAGTACCGGGATCAGGCGCTGCTGGTCATTCCGCGGGATTTCCCAAGCGTGAAGGGAACCGTCGGCGACGCCCGATTTGTCGATATGCTCGTTCATTCCCTGGCTGAAGCCGCAGTGACCACGCGCGGGCGGATGCTTGTGCTGTTCACGTCATATAAGATGCTTCGGCAGGTATACGAGCCTCTCAAGGAGGCGCTTGCGTCCGAAGATATCACTGTACTCGGGCAAGGCGTTGAAGGAGGAAGCCGAAGCAAGCTGCTCCGCCGGTTCCAGGAGAATTCAGCTTCCGTCCTGCTTGGAACGAGCAGCTTCTGGGAAGGCGTCGATATCCCTGGTGACGCGCTAACCTGTCTGGCAATCGTCAGACTGCCTTTTCAGCCGCCTAACCATCCGCTCGCAGAGGCGAAGGCCGAGCTATTGCAGGCGCAGAAGAAGAATCCGTTCATGAAGCTGTCCGTGCCTCAAGCCGTAATCCGTTTTAAGCAGGGCTTCGGCCGCCTTGTACGGACCGCGCAGGATCGCGGCATTGTTATTGTTTATGATACCAGAGTAATCGAATCTTATTACGGTAAGTATTTCCTGTACTCGCTGCCAGGACCTAAAATGGAGCATATGTCGACGGAACAAATGGTCCCCCGCATCGCCGAATGGCTACAGCAAGACGGCGCATCCTAA
- the mgsA gene encoding methylglyoxal synthase, with the protein MKIAFIAHDRKKDEMVNFVTAYEDVFQGHEMYSTGTTGQRIMEATSLRIHRFMSGPLGGDQQIGALVAQDELDLIIFLRDPLMAQPHEPDISALLRLCDVYGIPVATNIATAEILVKAIDRGDFAWRDLVHKYKPGIEE; encoded by the coding sequence ATGAAGATTGCATTTATTGCGCATGACCGCAAGAAAGATGAAATGGTTAATTTTGTAACCGCTTATGAGGATGTGTTTCAGGGGCATGAAATGTACTCGACCGGTACAACCGGCCAGCGTATTATGGAAGCGACAAGCTTAAGAATTCACCGCTTCATGTCGGGCCCTCTCGGCGGGGACCAGCAGATTGGCGCTCTTGTGGCGCAGGACGAGCTGGACCTGATTATTTTTCTCCGCGATCCGCTGATGGCGCAGCCGCATGAACCGGATATTTCGGCTCTGCTGCGGTTATGCGACGTGTACGGGATTCCGGTGGCCACTAATATAGCGACTGCGGAAATTTTGGTCAAGGCGATCGACCGCGGCGATTTCGCCTGGCGGGACCTGGTGCACAAGTACAAGCCGGGTATTGAAGAATGA
- the bshB1 gene encoding bacillithiol biosynthesis deacetylase BshB1: MKLDILVFGAHADDAEIGMAGTIAKHTTAGLKVGLCDLTAAEMSSNGTVESRKEEAARAAGLLGASSRTNLGLPDRGLRLTEDQIAAVTAEIRRCSPDIVFAPYWEDRHPDHVACSRLVEEAVFNAKLRRYMPSLPAVKAPQLYFYFINDLGRTDLIVDVTDHYGLKESALSCYISQFQKLPGEDIVATPLNDGYIERVRSRDMLVGQRRGFAYAEGFASKVPYAVDLFKR, translated from the coding sequence ATGAAGCTCGATATTCTCGTATTCGGAGCCCACGCCGACGATGCGGAGATCGGCATGGCCGGAACGATTGCCAAGCATACGACAGCCGGCCTTAAGGTGGGGCTCTGCGATCTGACCGCAGCGGAAATGTCCTCCAACGGTACGGTGGAGAGCCGCAAAGAGGAAGCGGCCCGGGCCGCAGGCCTGCTTGGCGCTTCGTCGCGCACCAATTTGGGGCTGCCCGACCGGGGATTGCGCCTGACCGAGGATCAAATTGCGGCGGTAACGGCGGAGATCCGCCGCTGCTCGCCGGATATCGTGTTCGCTCCCTACTGGGAAGACCGCCATCCCGACCATGTAGCCTGCAGCAGGCTCGTGGAGGAGGCGGTTTTTAATGCGAAGCTTCGCCGGTATATGCCGTCGCTTCCGGCGGTGAAGGCGCCGCAGCTTTATTTTTACTTCATCAACGATTTGGGGCGCACAGATCTTATCGTTGACGTGACGGATCATTACGGACTGAAGGAATCTGCCTTGTCATGCTATATTTCCCAATTTCAGAAATTACCAGGAGAAGATATTGTGGCAACACCGCTGAACGACGGCTATATCGAACGCGTCCGTTCCAGAGATATGCTGGTCGGACAGCGCAGGGGATTTGCTTATGCCGAAGGTTTTGCTTCAAAAGTTCCCTATGCGGTTGATTTGTTCAAGAGATAA
- a CDS encoding CCA tRNA nucleotidyltransferase translates to MNWKMADPLMAEAAGRIIIRLTDAGHEAYWVGGCIRDELLGRPVHDMDITTSAKPESVMSLFPRCVPTGLQHGTVTVLEDDFPFEVTTYRTESGYADHRRPETVTFVMDVKEDLRRRDFTINAICLGLDGRLIDPFGGADDLRRRLIRCVGKAEDRFDEDALRMLRCVRFASTLGFSVAKNTWRGLLRRRDGLVHIAVERVFAELTRIVEGPRPLTGLAMLARSGLLARGKAPFPWTGEDLAAAAAGLTGIGELGSARLRWALLLHALGATAEAADGLMRAWTFPGATRRGVAQVLRVREAWTAAAAEAGPGEGPADFRRRFLAAALAFGAEAAEGWLALLAAMPCGGPCAGLVPSARRWLDEMPVRGLADLAVTGGDLASALDRRPGPWLGELLQALLLAAASGILPNDRTALINEAKRMNHHEQ, encoded by the coding sequence ATGAATTGGAAAATGGCCGATCCCCTGATGGCCGAAGCTGCCGGGCGAATCATCATTCGCCTGACCGATGCCGGGCATGAAGCCTACTGGGTAGGCGGCTGTATCCGGGACGAGCTGCTGGGGCGGCCCGTTCACGATATGGATATCACCACCTCAGCCAAGCCGGAGTCGGTCATGTCGCTCTTTCCAAGATGTGTGCCGACAGGCCTGCAGCATGGAACGGTTACAGTGCTGGAGGACGATTTCCCGTTTGAGGTGACAACCTACCGGACCGAGAGCGGCTATGCCGATCACCGGCGGCCGGAGACGGTTACTTTTGTTATGGATGTCAAGGAGGATCTTCGCCGCCGTGACTTTACGATCAATGCGATCTGTCTCGGTCTGGACGGAAGATTGATCGATCCGTTCGGCGGGGCGGATGACCTGCGCCGCCGGCTGATCCGCTGCGTAGGCAAGGCGGAAGACCGCTTTGACGAGGACGCGCTCCGCATGCTCCGCTGCGTACGCTTCGCGTCCACTCTGGGCTTCAGCGTCGCGAAGAACACGTGGCGCGGCCTGCTGCGCCGCCGGGACGGCCTGGTGCATATCGCCGTGGAGCGCGTCTTTGCTGAGCTGACGCGCATCGTGGAAGGCCCCCGGCCGCTGACGGGCCTTGCGATGCTGGCGCGCAGCGGGCTGCTCGCGCGCGGCAAGGCCCCGTTCCCCTGGACCGGAGAAGACCTGGCGGCTGCAGCCGCAGGTCTTACCGGCATCGGGGAACTGGGGAGCGCCCGCCTGCGGTGGGCGCTGCTGCTCCATGCCCTGGGGGCGACGGCCGAGGCGGCCGACGGCTTGATGCGGGCATGGACGTTCCCGGGGGCGACGCGGCGCGGCGTCGCCCAGGTGCTGCGGGTCCGCGAGGCGTGGACCGCAGCGGCGGCGGAGGCGGGGCCGGGAGAAGGCCCCGCAGACTTCCGGCGGCGGTTCCTCGCCGCCGCGCTGGCCTTCGGCGCGGAAGCCGCCGAAGGGTGGCTGGCGCTGCTGGCCGCCATGCCGTGCGGCGGCCCGTGCGCCGGGCTTGTTCCGTCCGCCCGGCGGTGGCTGGACGAAATGCCCGTGCGCGGCCTGGCCGATCTGGCGGTGACGGGCGGCGATTTAGCGTCCGCACTGGACCGCCGTCCGGGGCCTTGGCTGGGAGAGCTGCTTCAGGCACTGCTGCTGGCAGCGGCGTCCGGCATCCTGCCTAATGACAGGACAGCATTGATTAACGAAGCGAAAAGGATGAATCACCATGAGCAATGA
- the bshA gene encoding N-acetyl-alpha-D-glucosaminyl L-malate synthase BshA, whose protein sequence is MDRLLKIGITCYPSLGGSGVVATELGKLLAEKGHEVHFITHSVPFRLGTFQKNIFYHEVEVNDYYVFRYPPYDLALATKMAQVAKMEKLDLLHVHYAVPHAVCAFLAKQMVGGQVKVVTTLHGTDITVLGQDESLKDLIRLGINESDAVTAVSQDLINETRRVLDITDEIDLTYNFVDKRVYYPRDVSDLRGDFASPDEKILMHISNFRPVKRVGDVVDIFARVAKEIPARLLLVGEGPELPKIQAKVAEMGIEEKVRFLGKQDEIAQVISLADVLLLPSEKESFGLVALEAMACGVPTIGSQAGGIPELVLHGETGFLAPIGDTAAMAEYAVRLLTDEDLAGRFRKACLERAREDFCKDAITDQYESIYYRVLDRRVTKAIR, encoded by the coding sequence ATGGACCGGTTGTTGAAAATAGGCATTACCTGTTATCCGTCTCTCGGCGGTTCCGGTGTGGTGGCCACTGAACTAGGGAAGCTGCTGGCTGAAAAGGGCCATGAGGTTCATTTTATTACTCACAGCGTTCCGTTCCGTCTGGGGACGTTTCAGAAAAATATATTTTATCACGAGGTTGAAGTTAACGACTATTATGTGTTCCGGTACCCGCCCTATGATCTTGCTCTGGCGACGAAGATGGCCCAGGTAGCCAAGATGGAGAAGCTGGATTTGCTCCACGTTCACTATGCGGTTCCGCATGCCGTCTGCGCCTTTTTGGCCAAGCAAATGGTGGGCGGGCAGGTCAAAGTAGTAACGACGCTTCACGGGACGGATATAACGGTTCTAGGGCAGGACGAATCGCTTAAGGATCTGATCCGGCTAGGCATTAATGAGAGCGACGCGGTAACGGCGGTGTCACAGGACCTTATCAACGAGACTCGCCGGGTGCTGGATATTACGGATGAGATCGATCTGACCTACAATTTTGTGGACAAACGGGTATATTATCCGAGAGATGTATCCGATCTAAGAGGGGATTTTGCGTCTCCAGATGAAAAAATTTTGATGCATATTTCCAATTTCAGGCCGGTCAAGCGTGTTGGAGATGTGGTGGATATCTTTGCTAGAGTCGCTAAGGAAATTCCTGCCCGTCTTTTGCTTGTCGGAGAGGGGCCGGAGCTTCCGAAGATTCAGGCCAAAGTCGCCGAAATGGGTATAGAGGAAAAGGTAAGGTTTCTCGGCAAGCAGGATGAAATCGCTCAGGTGATTTCGCTTGCGGATGTGCTGCTGCTCCCCTCGGAGAAAGAGAGCTTCGGGCTTGTAGCCTTGGAAGCGATGGCCTGCGGCGTGCCGACGATCGGCTCGCAGGCGGGGGGAATACCCGAACTGGTGCTGCATGGCGAGACCGGATTTCTGGCCCCGATCGGCGATACGGCAGCCATGGCGGAGTACGCTGTCCGGCTATTGACGGACGAGGATCTTGCGGGCAGGTTCCGCAAAGCATGCCTGGAGCGCGCGCGAGAGGATTTCTGCAAGGACGCCATTACCGATCAATACGAAAGTATCTATTACCGTGTGCTGGACCGCAGGGTGACGAAAGCGATCCGATAA
- a CDS encoding tetratricopeptide repeat protein: MFQQMFAEMNEMLSDIARQLPKAQGVKRHELLGKYRMLRKLSDEALDEWLAFAEALSLFRQKAELTEEPEPETPLSGEDSGIELENFARGQGYYKLLMFPKCIEQFSIVISHYPDNLAARLYLAMSHLHQGEALTARVHLEHMLPLVQSRKLKAHLYNAVGCIAASGRQFDEAKELFGLALKYDPALPEPDANLEVCRRGRGELQFGSQLVSLL; the protein is encoded by the coding sequence ATGTTTCAACAGATGTTTGCCGAAATGAACGAAATGCTCTCCGATATCGCCAGACAGCTGCCGAAGGCTCAGGGAGTAAAGCGGCATGAGCTTTTAGGCAAATACCGCATGCTCCGCAAGCTTAGCGATGAAGCGCTGGATGAATGGCTGGCTTTTGCGGAAGCGCTCAGTCTGTTTCGCCAGAAAGCGGAGCTTACTGAGGAGCCGGAACCGGAGACGCCGCTTAGCGGGGAAGACTCCGGAATTGAGTTGGAGAATTTTGCGCGCGGTCAAGGGTATTACAAGCTGCTGATGTTTCCAAAATGCATCGAGCAGTTCAGCATTGTCATTTCCCATTATCCCGACAATCTGGCGGCGCGTCTGTATCTGGCCATGTCCCATCTTCATCAAGGAGAAGCCCTCACGGCGCGGGTTCACTTGGAACATATGCTGCCCCTTGTTCAGAGCCGCAAGCTGAAGGCGCATCTGTATAATGCCGTGGGCTGCATTGCGGCGTCGGGCCGCCAGTTCGATGAAGCGAAAGAACTGTTCGGGCTGGCATTGAAATACGATCCGGCGCTGCCTGAACCGGACGCCAATCTGGAGGTCTGCAGGCGCGGCAGAGGCGAGCTTCAGTTCGGTTCTCAGCTGGTTTCGCTATTATAA
- a CDS encoding biotin--[acetyl-CoA-carboxylase] ligase has protein sequence MSNDKIMAAASEADLLRDTNWAGRLRRLDTVVSTQEEAKLLAEKGAPEGTAVMAEEQTGGRGTRGRRWHSPKGKGVWMSVVLRPEIPLQSTPQLTLLAGVAVCSAIRNFTGVEAGIKWPNDLLARGRKLCGILLESNVGPGGLQYAIAGIGISTNLSEEDYPAELRHIATSLLIESGMPVDREQLAAEVLRELEHHYRLYMEQGLKPIARLWEEHSVTLGRRIGLETPRGWLEGTAVGLGEDGGLLLREDNGSVTSVYSGEITLV, from the coding sequence ATGAGCAATGATAAAATAATGGCCGCTGCTTCCGAAGCGGACTTACTAAGAGATACGAACTGGGCCGGTAGACTGAGGCGCCTGGATACCGTCGTGTCTACTCAGGAGGAAGCCAAGCTGCTCGCAGAGAAGGGCGCTCCCGAAGGGACTGCCGTTATGGCTGAAGAGCAGACAGGCGGACGGGGAACAAGGGGCCGGCGTTGGCATTCCCCGAAGGGCAAGGGCGTCTGGATGAGCGTTGTTTTGCGGCCGGAGATACCGCTGCAGTCTACGCCTCAGCTGACGCTTCTGGCAGGCGTAGCCGTTTGCTCAGCCATCCGTAATTTTACCGGTGTGGAAGCAGGAATCAAATGGCCGAACGATCTTCTGGCCCGCGGCAGAAAGCTGTGCGGCATTTTGCTGGAATCGAATGTGGGACCTGGAGGGCTCCAGTATGCAATCGCCGGGATTGGCATCAGCACCAATCTGTCGGAGGAGGACTATCCCGCAGAGCTTCGCCATATTGCGACATCGCTGCTGATTGAGAGCGGCATGCCTGTTGACCGCGAACAATTGGCCGCAGAAGTGCTGCGGGAGCTGGAACACCATTATAGGCTGTACATGGAGCAAGGCCTGAAACCGATCGCGAGGCTGTGGGAGGAGCACTCGGTTACCCTAGGCAGAAGGATTGGGCTGGAGACGCCCCGGGGCTGGCTGGAAGGGACGGCTGTAGGCCTCGGCGAAGACGGCGGACTGCTGCTTCGGGAGGACAATGGATCGGTGACGAGTGTATATTCCGGCGAAATCACCTTAGTATAA